In Onthophagus taurus isolate NC unplaced genomic scaffold, IU_Otau_3.0 ScKx7SY_16, whole genome shotgun sequence, the genomic stretch tatacagggtgtgctcataaattatttccaacagtgtatgtGGGATATGCTAGGGAGACGAATAGATGATCTCCGAATAGCGCTAGAAGAAGAGTGGAACCAGATTTTCcaaaatgaaattcaaaaccAAAGGATGAGGGATGCCATTCAAGCGAACATAACGTAACATTTCGTTTGATTTATTTGTCacagtttaattaattacagttCATCGACATCCCTGACttgctttaatttttgatggcGCTGCCGAGCAACCTGCGTTACCTTTTAGACCTTGTAACTTTGATGTTAACAACAATAGAATCTTGAACAAAAACCAGAAGTGCTTCCCAGAGCAAGCTTCAAAGTGTAGGGCAAAGGGTAGACCTTTCACATAAAAAGAACTTTATTCAAATCGAGTAATACAACAGTAAGGAAATAATCGGGAAATTAagacaattttgatttatttttccgCAACATAAAATTGGCTTTAACGAAATGCGATTGCAAATTTGTCGTAAAAAGAGTTATTAGAATATtcatatttgtttattaataatatgcaGGTGTATCAGGTATGAgtagaaaaaatttgaggGGTTATAGGTCTCCTCTTTCTTAAGATGTAATACAATAAAGTTAAGGGTTCACAAGTTTGAGTGAACCACTGGGTAATGAATTATATTAAGCAGGCTTTGCTTTgcaatttgtaatttgtttctagaaaaaaatagaagtgataaatttattcgtataaagtaaacaacctctaaaaaatatctcaaaaatgacttttatgtgtcaaattaaagctatatACTTAAGCAAAGCCTGCTTAGTATAATTCTTTATATAGCAGTACTTAAACTTTTAAACCCTTAACTTTATCGTATATCTTAACAATGGCGAAGAATGGGACATTgtgttataagaattttttattcataaaaattcataacccctcaaattttttctacTTATACTCTCagcttaaattttaaattaccctcttatttattaaaaatttcttcaaatcaaCTTGAAACGATTTAATCCATTAATTTTAGGTTTCTACACAACCTTCCAAAGGTGATTCCTCTAAAAAATCGTCGTCAGCGAAATGTGCTTGTCCTTCCCAGGTTAAATTCCGTTCATAACCCCTCAAATTTTTCTACTTATAcctgatacaccctgtattgTTTTTTAGGATCAAAGCGTTCAAGAGGAACCTTCAAAAAACACGTCGTCGGCGCAATGTTATTGCCCCTCTCaggttaaatttataaaaaatttcttcaaatcaaCTCGAAACGATTTAATCCATTAATTTTAGGCTTCTACACAACCTTCCAAAGGTGATTCCTCTAAAAAATCGTCTTCAGCGAAATGTGCTTGTCCTTCCCAGGTTAAATTTCGTTCATATTGATAAACGATGACTAACTCgaaataattattcattaattttaggttTCATCTCAACCTTCGAAACGCGATTCCTCTAAAAAATCGTCTTCAGTGAAATGTGCTTGTCCTTCTCAGGTTAAGTCCGCTCTTATTTATAACGAATTCGAATTAACTCGAAATTTTAGGTTTCATCTCAACCTTCGAAAGGAGATTCTTCAAAAACGGGATCAACGAGATGTACTTGCAGCTCCCACGTAAACgcaaaaacatatttaaaaaaaattgttttaatttgatttttatgatttagGGGATAAGTTTTGGTGATATCGAACCCGAAAAACCCATAATCCCGGGGAAAAAATATCGGAAATGTGGCTGCCCACCTAAagtactaaattaaaaaaagttttctcctattaaatcaatttgtttTAGAGTTCTTTAAAAAGTGGTGCATCAAAATGTACATGCAGCTCTcacgtaaaaaaaatttataatgattaatatttttcaattaataattttttaatttaggccgttagtttcggagataccGCACCTGCAAAACCAAACCCTCCcgaaaagaaacgaaaatgCGGTTGCCCACCCAAAgtatcaaaaacgaattattaatatctaaatttaactaagtaatttctttttaggGTACTAGCGTTAAATCACCACTCCAACCGATTCTTGATCCAAATTGCGACCCCGATAACCCCAAAATGCTTTCTTTCGATGAAGTCCGAAACGCGCGGGCGAATATTAATGGAGCAGTCGTAAAAACCCCACTAatcgtaaatttaaaacaaattaaaaaaaaaaagtttattttggttattaattttagaattcGAAACTATCCGAACTATACGGGATGAACATCTATTTGAAAAATGAATTTCTTCAATACACCGGGAGTTTTAAAGAACGCGGTGCGAGAAATGCTTTAATGAACATGTCGGAGACTCAAAAAAGGACCGGGGCGATTTCGGCTTCCGCCGGAAATCATGCTTTAGCTCTATGTTATCACGGACAAGAGTTGGGGATTCCGATAACCGTTGTGATGCCTGTCGTCGCTCCGATTATGAAGATACAAAATTGTAAGGAATTCGGGGCTGAGATTATCGTGAAGGGAGCTGATATGGTTGAGGCGAAAACAATCGCGCAACATTTAGCGCAAGAAAGAGGGGCTCTTTATATTAATGGGTAAATGAATCTACATTAAAATAGTCGATATTAGATATGATGAATTTACCACATTTACAACACTTGATAGACTGATAAGGTAGCAACTCCATTTAGTTATAGTACACTAATACACTATATTCCTATTCTTAAACATTACTACATCACGAATTAGaacaaaatatgaatttaCTGCATTGACAGGAATCCGTTAGGGAGACAGTCTAAGCCCAGCTCTCTTTATCTTCATATATAGTGTGAAAGAAGTGGGAGGAGATTACAGAATGGGTGGTAAAGTGTCTATATCAAGGAATCTGTATGTAAGCAAGAAAGCGGAAAGAATATAAGGCTACGTAAGAGACCTTATCTGGAGAAATAAATACTGGTTATAACATACGCTGCGAAAAGTCGGGGAGGGACTTCTAAGATAAAAAGTATGGTTAGAAATGAGATGTCGAAGAGACTTCTTGGTAGACTTAAACGATAGCATGAAAgctaaaatagaaaatacaaGGCTGTGT encodes the following:
- the LOC111418731 gene encoding L-threonine ammonia-lyase-like isoform X3 → MSDDCSCDLNEPIPAAPDSDCSCSVSTQPSKGDSSKKSSSAKCACPSQDQSVQEEPSKNTSSAQCYCPSQASTQPSKGDSSKKSSSAKCACPSQVSSQPSKRDSSKKSSSVKCACPSQVSSQPSKGDSSKTGSTRCTCSSHGISFGDIEPEKPIIPGKKYRKCGCPPKSSLKSGASKCTCSSHAVSFGDTAPAKPNPPEKKRKCGCPPKGTSVKSPLQPILDPNCDPDNPKMLSFDEVRNARANINGAVVKTPLINSKLSELYGMNIYLKNEFLQYTGSFKERGARNALMNMSETQKRTGAISASAGNHALALCYHGQELGIPITVVMPVVAPIMKIQNCKEFGAEIIVKGADMVEAKTIAQHLAQERGALYINGYDHIDVLAGQGTLGIEILEQLPSACAIVVPAGGGGLLAGIAVAVKSLKPCSKVIGAESENCPSFTNSMKAGKPVLTPSRPTVADGLAVPLPGYNSVHIAKSFVDKMTVVKEDDITVAMLRLIEKEKYIVEGAGATALAAIASGQLDEFKGKNVVVVLSGGNIDTTVLGRVLERGLAAEGRFLKVYVTVSDRAGGVSDLIRLISSIGVSIKNISQEREWLIVDVFSVKVKVVCETRDWDHACELKQLLEQNYSDITMVHVDFPPSTRSGKTDY
- the LOC111418731 gene encoding L-threonine ammonia-lyase-like isoform X1 translates to MSDDCSCDLNEPIPAAPDSDCSCSIDIFPDKKADTNTECSCSTHIPNFHDTPKEPSTKTESILKACTCSSYVSTQPSKGDSSKKSSSAKCACPSQDQSVQEEPSKNTSSAQCYCPSQASTQPSKGDSSKKSSSAKCACPSQVSSQPSKRDSSKKSSSVKCACPSQVSSQPSKGDSSKTGSTRCTCSSHGISFGDIEPEKPIIPGKKYRKCGCPPKSSLKSGASKCTCSSHAVSFGDTAPAKPNPPEKKRKCGCPPKGTSVKSPLQPILDPNCDPDNPKMLSFDEVRNARANINGAVVKTPLINSKLSELYGMNIYLKNEFLQYTGSFKERGARNALMNMSETQKRTGAISASAGNHALALCYHGQELGIPITVVMPVVAPIMKIQNCKEFGAEIIVKGADMVEAKTIAQHLAQERGALYINGYDHIDVLAGQGTLGIEILEQLPSACAIVVPAGGGGLLAGIAVAVKSLKPCSKVIGAESENCPSFTNSMKAGKPVLTPSRPTVADGLAVPLPGYNSVHIAKSFVDKMTVVKEDDITVAMLRLIEKEKYIVEGAGATALAAIASGQLDEFKGKNVVVVLSGGNIDTTVLGRVLERGLAAEGRFLKVYVTVSDRAGGVSDLIRLISSIGVSIKNISQEREWLIVDVFSVKVKVVCETRDWDHACELKQLLEQNYSDITMVHVDFPPSTRSGKTDY